The Candidatus Rokuibacteriota bacterium genomic sequence CGGCATCAGCACCGAGGGCGCCAGCCTGCCCGAGCACAAGAGCTGGTTCTTCTACCTCCAGCGCCTCTGCAACCACTGTACCTACCCCGCCTGCCTCGCCGCCTGCCCGCGGAAGGCCATCTACAAGCGGCCGGAGGACGGCATCGTCCTCATCGACCAGGAGCGCTGCCGCGGCTACCGGGCCTGCGTCGAGGCGTGCCCCTACAAGAAGCCCATGTACCGCCCGACGACTCGCGTCAGCGAGAAGTGCGTGGCCTGCTACCCCCGCATCGAGGGGACGGACCCGCTCTCCGAGGGCGTCCCCATGGAGACCCGCTGCATGGCCTCCTGCGTCGGGAAGATCCGGATGCAGGGGCTCGTTAAGACCAACCCCGATGGCTCCTGGGTCGAGGACCGGCAGCATCCGCTCTACTACATGGTCAAGATCGAGAAGGTGGCGCTGCCGCTCTACCCCCAGTTCGGCACCGAGCCCAACGGCTACTACATCCCGCCGCGCTGGGTCCCGCGCCCCTACCTCCGGCAGATGTTCGGCCCGGGCGTGGACGAGGCCATCGAGAGGTACACGGCGCCGTCGCGGGAGCTGCTGGCCGTGCTGCAGCTCTTCCGCACCACCCAGAAGATACTCTCGCGCTACGAGATCAAGCAGGGCCCGAAGGTCTACGAGACCACCGTCAACGGCAAGCCGTGGGCGATGTACAACGACACCGTCATCGGCTATGACGCCAAGGGGCGGGAGGCGGTGAGCGTCACCGTCGAGGAGCCCGTCCACGTCCGCTCGGCGCAGTACGCCAACTCCATCTGAGGCCCATGCCATGACGGTCGAGACCCAGGCGCCGGCCGAAGACGTCGAGCGCGCGTTCGTGAGGAGCCAGCTCTACCGGGTGCTGGCGCTGGCCTTTTGCCATCCCGACGCCGACAACGCGGCCGCCCTGGCGGCGGTGACCCCGGCGCTCGTCGGGGCTTCCGAGGGATGCATGCCGGAGCCGGTCCGGGAGGCGCTGTCGGATCTGAGGGCGG encodes the following:
- a CDS encoding 4Fe-4S dicluster domain-containing protein; this translates as MPQVYNWQLGRTMEYPYEERHPKSQFAFVFNTNRCIACQTCTMACKSTWTFGKGQEAMWWNNVETKPYGGYPQFWDIKTLKLLDDAHQKASATMGWEAGKQGPAKPYGEYTGMTLFEAARQRYGPEGHQRVLGYLPTDEEWRFPNIYEDTSTAYEGGRLGISTEGASLPEHKSWFFYLQRLCNHCTYPACLAACPRKAIYKRPEDGIVLIDQERCRGYRACVEACPYKKPMYRPTTRVSEKCVACYPRIEGTDPLSEGVPMETRCMASCVGKIRMQGLVKTNPDGSWVEDRQHPLYYMVKIEKVALPLYPQFGTEPNGYYIPPRWVPRPYLRQMFGPGVDEAIERYTAPSRELLAVLQLFRTTQKILSRYEIKQGPKVYETTVNGKPWAMYNDTVIGYDAKGREAVSVTVEEPVHVRSAQYANSI